In Sulfitobacter sp. M39, the following proteins share a genomic window:
- a CDS encoding queuosine precursor transporter, with amino-acid sequence MTRTYLPGILAMAAIVVASNILVQFLFGQWLTWGAFTYPLAFLVTDVMNRVYGKDAARRVVLVGFVVGLVCSLIGTQIMGEFGPLVTLRIAIGSGVAFLVAQLVDVAIFSALRDGTWWRAPLASTLVSSTLDTLLFFSISFSGALSFLHPATDVSWAAEMLPLLGSGPLAPLWVSLAAADWSVKLGIALIALIPFRIITAQLLTRS; translated from the coding sequence ATGACACGCACCTACCTTCCCGGCATTCTTGCCATGGCCGCCATCGTTGTGGCCTCCAATATTCTTGTTCAGTTCCTCTTTGGCCAATGGCTGACCTGGGGCGCGTTCACCTATCCGCTGGCGTTTCTGGTCACCGACGTGATGAACCGCGTTTACGGCAAGGATGCCGCGCGCCGTGTCGTGCTGGTGGGCTTTGTCGTCGGGCTGGTCTGTTCGTTGATCGGGACACAGATCATGGGCGAATTCGGGCCGTTGGTGACCCTGCGCATCGCGATCGGGTCCGGTGTGGCATTCCTCGTGGCGCAATTGGTCGATGTCGCGATCTTCTCTGCGCTGCGCGATGGCACGTGGTGGCGTGCGCCTTTGGCCAGCACGCTGGTCAGCAGCACGCTTGATACGTTGCTGTTTTTCTCGATCTCATTTTCTGGTGCCCTGTCGTTCCTACATCCTGCAACCGATGTGTCCTGGGCGGCCGAAATGTTGCCATTGCTCGGCAGCGGCCCGCTCGCGCCGCTTTGGGTATCGCTGGCCGCTGCAGACTGGTCTGTGAAACTCGGGATTGCGCTGATTGCCCTGATCCCCTTCCGCATCATCACTGCACAACTTTTGACCCGCAGTTGA